In the genome of Rhizobium etli 8C-3, one region contains:
- a CDS encoding glycosyltransferase family 4 protein, whose product MSKRILVAAHNHPSLHPGGTEIFAHDLFRAYQREGHEALFLGATNQIHREARPGTSFQSIGSAGDEVLLWSGHFDRFFMSQIDLYGVVPDIAELLRDFRPDVVHLHHLLLLGAEFPHIVRRTLPHCQIVMTLHDYYPICHHEGLMVRTGSKELCHQASPDRCHGCFKDIPLDRFALRERHLKALLSTVDHFVSPSAFLRERFVLWGLDEGAISVIPNGIPTRNAGARRELLQGGRPVFGYFGNLNPWKGVTVLLDAARQLLADGLDFELRIHGGAPFQSEAFVDEINRRFAETSESVQSRGPYRREDIGDLVAAVDCTIVPSVWWENAPLVIQEAQAQGRPVIASNIGGMAEMIEHGVNGLTVPPNDARALAAAMRNIVEEPNVLHRLSENARKPDDIDTTARRYLKWMETAQAQALESL is encoded by the coding sequence ATGAGCAAGCGTATTCTGGTGGCAGCCCACAACCATCCGTCCCTTCACCCGGGTGGAACGGAGATATTTGCTCACGACCTGTTCCGCGCCTACCAGCGCGAGGGGCACGAAGCCCTGTTTCTCGGCGCCACGAACCAAATTCACCGCGAAGCCAGACCGGGCACGAGCTTTCAGAGCATCGGCTCGGCGGGAGATGAGGTCCTGCTGTGGTCCGGACACTTCGATCGCTTCTTCATGAGTCAGATCGACCTTTATGGTGTTGTGCCGGACATAGCGGAGTTGCTGCGCGATTTCCGGCCAGATGTGGTTCACCTCCATCACCTGCTGCTGCTTGGCGCCGAGTTCCCTCATATCGTCCGCCGCACCTTACCCCACTGCCAGATCGTCATGACGCTCCATGACTACTATCCCATTTGCCACCACGAGGGCCTGATGGTACGCACCGGCAGCAAGGAGCTTTGTCACCAAGCAAGCCCGGACCGCTGCCATGGCTGTTTCAAGGACATTCCGCTCGATCGCTTTGCCTTGCGCGAACGCCACCTCAAGGCCCTGCTGAGCACGGTTGACCACTTCGTCTCGCCAAGCGCTTTTTTACGGGAACGCTTCGTGCTCTGGGGACTGGACGAAGGTGCGATTAGCGTCATTCCCAATGGTATCCCCACCCGAAATGCCGGCGCGCGAAGGGAGCTGCTCCAGGGCGGAAGACCGGTCTTCGGATATTTCGGAAATCTCAACCCCTGGAAGGGGGTGACCGTATTGCTCGACGCGGCGCGCCAGCTTCTGGCCGATGGCCTTGATTTCGAACTCCGCATCCATGGCGGAGCGCCTTTCCAGAGCGAGGCCTTCGTCGATGAGATCAATCGGCGCTTTGCCGAAACGTCAGAATCGGTGCAGTCCAGGGGCCCCTATCGACGCGAAGATATTGGCGATCTGGTGGCCGCGGTCGATTGCACCATAGTTCCTTCCGTCTGGTGGGAGAACGCGCCGCTTGTCATTCAGGAAGCCCAGGCTCAAGGCCGTCCGGTCATCGCCAGCAATATCGGAGGAATGGCTGAGATGATCGAGCATGGCGTCAACGGCCTGACTGTTCCACCCAACGATGCCCGAGCGCTCGCCGCGGCGATGCGGAACATAGTGGAAGAGCCGAACGTGCTGCACCGGCTCTCCGAAAACGCTCGCAAGCCCGACGACATCGACACGACCGCCCGCCGCTACCTCAAGTGGATGGAGACGGCACAGGCTCAGGCATTGGAGAGCTTATGA
- a CDS encoding glycosyltransferase family 2 protein: MRFGRVIGCRVDETTWLIIGLGRVTAGDVVVGLGEDQAVTSSLFVSEWRLAASSPRAKHGFAALLPDVGTDLAMTTIRFGEEETGARYVFAPRLASPEEAAALVVESAGSQSAAVVDQLVDALMVGNVTRRKLLTIAALLQSAHASDGFIELIGESHDGATFLQGWSRAMAPGPCRVSVVGNVTPVVAECGIAIFPRPDAPDGASGFVGLLESSQAARGLDIEGLVFRGRAGWRYVAVHPRKRIAGPLETPEHIRSILLRTHGAPDVLLSLRAAANSFEGKETVSSLPYPVRMGIDSTFEADGGNLLVSGWLYDPDGHVATVRLRRGDAAAGLDERWARFDRPDVTDSFNDQQHFTPSFRSEQSAHGFIAHARLPNEDPGAPLYFELTLHDSRRAFLPVKPTRVSARLAALRQIGSIDPANCALPAIVDSQIVPFLGQSGRFTPVIETTLDAGSFDEENSPPIVIGAGEGEEDISPLLALLALDPETRHTPIVIAMPAERFRRQVARLRELARFYSLSARLVSVKGTGDVHDMLEAGTQALSCETVVSLSASLIPRGKGWYGKLLATAATLKGSIVSPVLVYEDHSIRWAGSWIDDGNCDEPVVGRFAGYPLKAVAEMKLTRIAAASLECCVMPRDALLRAGGFSGGYLGAQEKGLDLGLRLSRSGFDSYLLPSVQMWGCDDAGNGDSPAMAALVEEIDRKIFKSQWLPILTVEKQPERRPA; the protein is encoded by the coding sequence ATGCGTTTTGGAAGGGTTATCGGTTGCCGCGTCGACGAGACAACCTGGCTGATCATCGGCCTCGGCCGTGTCACGGCCGGCGACGTGGTGGTCGGCCTCGGTGAGGATCAAGCAGTCACGTCAAGCTTGTTTGTCTCGGAATGGCGATTGGCCGCATCCTCACCGCGGGCCAAGCACGGCTTCGCGGCGCTCCTTCCGGATGTGGGGACGGACCTGGCCATGACCACGATCCGGTTCGGAGAGGAGGAGACGGGCGCACGCTACGTCTTTGCGCCCCGACTTGCCTCCCCGGAGGAAGCAGCCGCGCTTGTGGTCGAGTCCGCGGGATCTCAGTCAGCCGCGGTCGTCGACCAGCTCGTGGACGCTCTGATGGTCGGCAATGTCACCCGCCGCAAACTTCTGACCATAGCGGCGCTTTTGCAGTCGGCCCACGCCAGCGATGGGTTTATCGAGTTGATTGGTGAGAGCCATGATGGCGCGACATTCCTGCAGGGCTGGAGCCGCGCCATGGCGCCGGGGCCTTGCCGGGTATCCGTGGTCGGCAACGTAACACCGGTGGTCGCGGAGTGCGGTATCGCCATCTTTCCTCGCCCGGACGCTCCCGATGGCGCCTCTGGTTTTGTCGGCCTACTCGAGTCCAGCCAGGCTGCCCGCGGCCTCGACATCGAAGGTCTGGTCTTTCGGGGGCGCGCCGGTTGGAGGTATGTTGCGGTCCACCCTCGAAAGCGCATCGCCGGCCCTCTGGAAACGCCCGAACATATCAGGTCGATTCTGCTGCGGACCCATGGCGCGCCGGACGTGCTCCTGTCCCTGCGAGCAGCCGCCAACAGTTTTGAGGGCAAAGAAACCGTCTCCAGCCTGCCGTATCCCGTCCGGATGGGTATAGACAGCACATTTGAGGCCGATGGAGGAAACCTTCTCGTCTCCGGCTGGCTTTATGACCCCGACGGCCACGTCGCAACGGTAAGACTGCGTCGAGGAGATGCCGCCGCTGGCCTCGACGAACGCTGGGCGCGCTTCGATCGCCCCGATGTCACGGACAGTTTCAACGACCAGCAGCACTTCACGCCGAGCTTTCGGAGCGAACAGAGCGCGCATGGCTTCATCGCCCACGCCCGATTGCCGAATGAAGATCCTGGTGCGCCCCTCTACTTCGAACTAACCCTGCACGATTCGCGCCGTGCGTTTCTGCCAGTGAAACCAACGCGGGTTTCTGCGCGCTTGGCGGCATTGCGCCAGATCGGCTCCATCGATCCGGCAAACTGTGCGCTGCCGGCGATAGTCGATTCACAAATTGTCCCGTTCCTCGGACAATCCGGAAGGTTTACGCCGGTTATCGAGACAACCCTCGATGCCGGCTCCTTCGATGAGGAAAACAGCCCGCCAATCGTCATCGGCGCCGGGGAGGGCGAGGAGGACATTTCCCCGCTGCTGGCCTTGCTTGCGCTCGATCCGGAGACGCGGCACACGCCGATCGTGATCGCAATGCCCGCGGAGCGGTTTCGCAGGCAGGTTGCTCGCCTCAGGGAACTCGCGCGGTTCTATAGCCTTTCGGCCAGACTGGTATCGGTGAAGGGAACAGGCGACGTCCACGACATGCTGGAAGCCGGCACGCAAGCACTCTCCTGTGAAACGGTCGTGTCGCTCTCCGCTTCACTGATCCCGCGCGGGAAAGGCTGGTATGGCAAGCTCTTGGCCACGGCCGCGACGCTCAAAGGAAGCATTGTCTCGCCCGTCCTGGTTTACGAGGACCATTCCATTCGCTGGGCCGGAAGCTGGATCGATGACGGCAACTGCGACGAACCGGTCGTGGGCCGCTTTGCTGGATATCCTCTCAAAGCGGTTGCCGAGATGAAGCTGACCCGTATCGCGGCGGCCTCGCTCGAGTGCTGCGTCATGCCTCGCGATGCCCTGTTGCGCGCCGGCGGCTTTTCCGGCGGCTATCTGGGCGCGCAGGAAAAGGGTCTGGATCTCGGCCTCCGTCTCAGCCGCTCCGGGTTTGACTCCTACTTGCTGCCATCGGTGCAGATGTGGGGCTGCGACGACGCAGGCAACGGTGATAGTCCAGCGATGGCGGCTCTGGTGGAAGAGATCGATCGAAAGATCTTCAAGAGCCAATGGTTGCCTATCCTCACCGTTGAAAAGCAACCCGAAAGGAGGCCCGCATGA
- a CDS encoding glycosyltransferase family 4 protein, translating to MSEQLRVLVVSHAHPTVSLGGAEIASYNLHRGLNALPNVQSVYLARVGHPVPRHASSALMSLRLAEDELLFHADDYDHFFLSNGDTQAISRDLLRFARDLRPHVVHFHHVLGIGLEALYALREAFPHTAILVTFHEYLSICHNHGQMVRRPSGQLCETASPVACHGCFPDIPVSRFLKRELFARGMLGLADAFVSPSRFLAERYVAWGIEKDKLSVIENGITVETAAPAREAQGTSPRRNRFAYFGQMTPFKGADLLIDAVSRIPKEIWGEDSCLMIFGGNLERQPIEFQERMKKLIADAGHRVRFYGAYQNADLPRLMRSVDWVVMPSVWWENSPIVIQEALLHRRPMICSDIGGMAEKVRDGKDGLHFRAGSSQDLADRIVEVLDDSQIWERLRVSMRQPADRLACAQEHVKLYRALLRRKLDAAMTESPPLLAHSL from the coding sequence ATGAGCGAGCAGCTTCGCGTCCTTGTCGTCTCGCATGCGCATCCGACGGTTTCGCTCGGTGGGGCGGAAATCGCCTCTTACAACCTGCATCGCGGCCTGAACGCATTGCCGAACGTGCAATCGGTTTACCTGGCCCGGGTCGGCCATCCGGTCCCGCGACATGCCTCGTCCGCGCTGATGAGCCTTCGCCTTGCCGAGGATGAGTTGCTGTTCCACGCGGACGACTACGACCATTTCTTTTTGTCCAATGGCGATACCCAGGCAATCAGCCGAGACCTGTTGCGTTTCGCACGCGATCTCAGGCCCCATGTCGTGCATTTCCATCACGTTCTGGGCATTGGCCTTGAAGCCCTCTATGCCCTTAGAGAAGCATTCCCGCACACGGCGATACTCGTCACGTTCCACGAGTACCTTTCGATCTGCCACAATCACGGGCAGATGGTAAGACGGCCTTCCGGTCAGCTCTGCGAAACAGCATCCCCCGTCGCCTGCCACGGCTGCTTTCCCGACATCCCCGTCTCACGCTTCCTGAAGCGAGAGCTGTTTGCGCGCGGGATGCTTGGCCTTGCCGACGCTTTCGTCTCCCCCAGCCGGTTTCTGGCGGAGCGCTACGTCGCATGGGGGATCGAAAAGGACAAGCTCAGCGTGATCGAGAACGGCATCACCGTAGAAACAGCTGCGCCCGCGCGAGAAGCCCAAGGTACAAGCCCGCGCCGCAACCGCTTTGCCTATTTCGGACAAATGACGCCGTTCAAGGGGGCCGACCTCCTGATCGACGCCGTTTCGCGCATCCCGAAGGAGATATGGGGCGAAGATTCCTGCCTGATGATCTTCGGCGGCAACCTCGAGCGACAGCCGATCGAATTCCAGGAGCGGATGAAGAAGCTCATCGCCGACGCAGGCCACCGCGTCCGTTTCTACGGCGCTTACCAGAACGCGGACCTGCCGCGTCTCATGCGTTCGGTCGACTGGGTGGTTATGCCGTCCGTCTGGTGGGAAAACTCGCCCATCGTGATCCAGGAGGCCCTGCTCCACCGTAGGCCGATGATCTGCTCCGACATCGGGGGGATGGCCGAGAAGGTGCGTGACGGAAAAGACGGCCTGCACTTTCGCGCAGGCAGCAGCCAGGACCTCGCGGACCGCATCGTCGAAGTCTTGGATGATAGTCAAATCTGGGAGCGGCTGCGCGTTTCCATGCGACAGCCCGCCGACCGCCTCGCCTGCGCGCAAGAACACGTCAAACTCTATCGCGCGCTGTTGCGGCGGAAGCTGGATGCGGCGATGACCGAGAGCCCCCCGCTTCTCGCGCACTCGCTTTAA